GCTTTAATCAATTTAACAATCTTTTTGGCAGTATCTTTATCAATGCCTTCCTTGAGTTTAACTTCCTGCTTCAACTGACCGTTTGAAGTAGGCTCAAACTTGCCGAAATCAAGGAATCGCGGATCGACTTTACGTCTGGTGAAATGCGTAATCATCATATCCTTTACGGCTTTGATTTTCATTTCATCCCCGGTCACTAGGTTGATTGTGTTGTTCTTCTTATTCAGGGTAAGTTCGGTGTTAACACCACGAAAATCATAACGTGTCTCAACTTCTTTGAGTACGTTGTTAACAGCGTTGTCGACTTCCTGAGCGTCGATCTGGCTGACGATATCAAACGATGGCATGGTATATCCTCCATAAAATTACTTGCTGTCTGAATTCGTCTGTAATCTAACAATCAGAAAGACTTAGTCAAGTACCGATAAATCCCATTTCAGGACAATAAAGCCTCATCAACAGAAGAATAGATATTAAAAATTGTATCAAGCTTGGTAAGCTTAAATATCTGTTCCATCCTTGGGTGCAACCCTGCGAGCAGCAAACAGCCTTCATTAGGCAGCACATGAACAGCTGGAATAAGACCGGCAAGAGCACTGGAATCCATAAAACCGACTGAAGAAAGATCTAAGACAAATTTATGATCGCCCGCACCCACAAGACTGGAAAGGAGATCAGACAAAGCTGTATGATTAGCACTGTCGACCCTGTCATCAGCCACCCGTAGAACGACGAAATCTCCAACCTTTTCCTGAGCTAGAACCATAGCTTGCTCCCGAATAGATATAAATTACCCCGCACCCCGAGTAAAAGTTTCGTAAGCTCAATGCTTTTGAAACAATTGCTGCAAATATTTAACATCCATATCACCATAGAGCAACATGTTATTATTTTACAATTAAAAACCCTACATACTGGACTTTTGATGACCCGAGAAGAATATAATCTATGAATACAAATTTATTTCAGCATTAATCAATAAAATTTTATACTTAGTATGACATATTTCCATCTATCAGCGCCGGGATGCAGCAGATAAAAAAGGCCGGGAAATAAATCTCCCGGCCATTTTATACACATCACACACAAAGCACTTCTTTAGCTTGAAAAGAATTACCCTGCACGCGATCTCGCTTCTTCCATTTTTCAATAAACTGCATACATTCTTCGCCAGGAACCGGCCTGCTGAAATAGTAGCCTTGAAAACAACTTCCACCCATCAGACGCAACCGCTCCAACTGAATGTTGTCCTCAACACCTTCAACAACAACTTTCATGTTGATATTTCTGCACAGGTCCAAAATACTGGTCACAATATGTCTGTTAACATCATTCAGTGAACCGAAAGTCAACGAACGGTCAATTTTGACCTTGTCAATAGGCAGTTCACGCAGATACCGCAGTGAAGTGTGTCCCATCCCGAAATCATCAATTGAAATTCGTATCCCCTGCCTGCGTAAATTATGCAGTGTGGCAAGAACCAGGTCACTGGATGTCATAGCAACGGATTCGGTAATTTCAATTTCCAAACAATGCGCCGGAACAGAAGCATCACGAATAATCGAAGCCACCTTCGACTCAAGCTTTTCATCTGTAAAAAGAGAAGGGGTGAAATTCACCGAAACAAAAAATTCATCACCAAACCTGCCATGCCAGACACCTAACTGAGCACATGATTCCCTTAGAATAAAATATGTCAGTTGATCCACGCAATTCATATCCTCAGCCAAGGCAACAATAACTTCTGGGGAAATATGCCCGTAAGAAGGATGATGCCAGCGTAATAGAGCTTCAGCACCAAGAATTCTACCAGCATCAACATCCACCTGGGGCTGGTAAACCATATAAAGCTGTTCTTCATTTCGAATAGCATCACGCAGGTCATGGGCCAAAGATCGCGCAATAAAGCCTTCAAAGCCGGATAAACCCATGCATTTGTAGCCTGAAAATTCTGATCCGGACCGTACAACTGCAAGCACTTCATTCATGCCCTGCTCATATTGTTTACGGACCACCATATCAAAAATAATAACAAACGGCATATAAGCAGCAGCGCCGACCATGACAATAAAGGCCTGTAGCAGGACCCCGCTCCACGCCCCAGTGGCAAGATAAGCATTCAGGAAGGGAGGAGTTGTCCAGTGTACTACATGGGTTATTACCGGCACAAACCCGGTGAGGGTTGCACCATATGCTATGCAATAAGCCAGAATCGGAATAAAGATAAAAGGAAGGGCGTAAACAGGATTCAGTATCAAAGGGATGCCAAAAAGTAACGGCTCGTTAACATTAAAAATACAGACGAGTAGTGCCAGAAATGAAATTTTCCTAACCCCGGAATCGCGCCCCTTCATAAAAATGGCAATCAGCAGACTCAGTGTCAACCCTGATCCCCCGGCCATAGCAAAACAGTCGATAAACTCCTTGGTTAAAACATGAGTAGGAATTCCTCCGGCCTGTATAAGAGCAATATTGGCATCCATATTGCTGCTTAAAACTGTATTATTAAAAAAGGAAAGGGAATTTGGGCCGTGAACACCGAAAAACCAGAGACATTGAGAGCTTAGAGTATAAAACAAACCATTTAGGAACTCAGAGTCATTAAGGCTTAAAATCCTGCAAACGACATAGTCTTTGAATCCATAAAGATTTCCGAACCCTAGAACCATGACAAGCTTTTTAAGCAGGGCAAAAAACACGATTACTCCCACGCAGGCAGGAATAAGCGATAAAATTTCACGCGAATATAAATCGTAACCGGCATCAGAGACCGGGATGCGCATCCCAATCCGGATAAAGATATGCAGTAAAAAGCTGGCTACGGATGAAACAAAAAAGGCCTGTGCAATGCCGTTTCCCAATGAAGCAATTTCACTGAAGGTCAGAAAATTAACTTCCCCATGCAGGATAAAAAAACAAGATAAGGAAATAACAACAAACAAGTTGGGGCTTATATATTCACCGGAACCTTTCTTGTTATGCATTACCCCATAGTTATAACTCATGCTGCAAAGCATGGCCAAAGCGGCAACACCATAGGTTCCATTGACAACATCTGCCAACAGCCCCTTATAGGAGTCAGGAATCTCGCCTAAAATATTCCCAAAAGGGAAATTAAGAGCACAGAGTAAAACAGCTCCGACAACGATTAAAGGGAAAACCTGCAACTGACTTCGCTTCAAAACTTTGAAGAAAGTCATGGAAGCCACCTTGTCCATGCATCTGTTCAAATAAGTAAAATAATCAAATACAGCCAATTTTCCGTCAACAGACTCTATTCCCGAATCATTCATAATATCCCACTGTCTAAAACTTCCCCTCTTTCCACACTACAATTTTGAGATAAGAGACACAATTCGAGATAAAAATCAATACATTCAATCATTCAATATGACTCAGTCCATTTTATCAGCCAGGAACACACCCAATTCTTTGTCCATTACATTAATGTGTGTAATCAACCAATCACTTAAATAGTTGAGGATATCCATATTAATAGAACATGCCCCACGTCCATGCCCATTTGCGACGCATACAATTTTATCAATAAATTCTGTATGTTTATTTTTATGATTCAACATGTATGGATAATTATACTTTTCCATCAGACTCTCTTCCATCCCAAAATGAACTGCTGCGTAATGGTGCAGATCATCAACAATGGTGCAAAGAAAGGACTCATTATAATCACCGTCAGTCATTTGATCATGGACAGTGTTTATAATCCTCACAAGTTCCTTATGTTGCACATCAATTTCATCTATTCCAACTGAAAGTTTATCGTTCCATTCCAGCATAGCCATATCCGACTCCTTTATAACTGCTACTTCCGACTGAGGTATTCACTGACATCATCAACATCACACTGATCAGGAAAGAGAAACTTCCGGGCATAATCAAGATGAACTCCCTTGAGCAAAAACACGTCAAACACATCTTCGTCAATATGCCTGTCATCACGCATAAAGCTCATAATTTTCAATGCTTCAGATATTTTTTTTGCCTTTTTGTATGGCCTGTCCGAAGCAGTAAGAGCCTCAAAAATATCCGCTACTGCAAGTATCCTGGTTTCAATAGACAAACTATTTTCATCTTTTTTCAATGGATACCCTGTACCGGTCAAAGTTTCATGGTGCCCGGTAGCAATTTCAGTCACCCTCTCAAGATGCTTCGGAAATGGAATATTGCTCAACATTTCCAGACCATTTAACATATGTTCATTAATTTTAAACCGCTCTTCGTCAGTAAGCGTGCCTCTTGAGACACATAGATTATACACCTCTCCCCGGTTGTAATCATTTGCAGGCACATCAATTGGATTGCAGCGGGCATCTTTAATGTGCTCATAACTCTTCGTCCGGGGAATAATATGTTCCGGTTTATCATCCAATAATTTCTCTTCAACCGGCAGCGTAGAATCCGATGGTGGTCCCATACGCTCAAGCTCCATATGACCAACCCCCATGCGGTTATCAAAATACCGCATCCATTTTCTGGATGCGATACGGGACACACGCTCTCTACGCTCCACATCCATAAATTCACTCCCGATATTGCTCTCGGCAATGAATGCGAAATCCTTTTCAAGCTTCCTGATCTCCCCTTGAAGCTCAACTCTCAGAACGTCTTCATCTCCCCCCTGTGTGAGTTTGCGATAATAATCAATTTCGGCATCTCGGCGCAACACCTCAAAACGCATGCGCACTTCATGGATACGGTCATAAATCGTCTCAAGCTTAGTTGCCTTGTCTACAACATATTCAGGGGTAATTACCTTCCCGCAATCATGCAGCCATCCGGCGATCCATAATTGACGCCATTCATCATCACTACCTACACGGAAATCTTTCAATGGCCCGGAATTTGTTTCGTGGACTGCGACAGCCAACATTTCCGCCAGTTGCGGAACACGCGTGCAATGTCCACCCGTATAAGGAGATTTGGCATCTATAGCTGCGGCAATAACCTTAATGAATGCATCAAATAATTCTTCAAGGGATTTAACCAGATTATGATTTTCCAATCCAACTGCAACCTGCGCCAACAATGACCCCAACAATTCTTCCATTCCATCTTCGGTCCCCACTCCTTTTACCGGATTAAACAGCTGAATCACACCAAGGACTTCATCACTACGGGTGATGATCGGGGCAGTAATCATGGACTGGATTTGACCACGCTTAAGTTCTGCCTCAAGGCCTGTTGGAAAAAGAGAAAGATCTTTGTTCTCAATAAACCTGATCTCACGACTGGTCATGACTTCGCAGGCCTCGCGCAGAACGGAATCTTCACTTATGAAGTCCAACAGATCGGGAGAGATAATAACCCTTGGGGCAGGATTTCCGGATAAACCTCCAAGCATAATGTTGGAAGCCTCAATAGACAGTAATTCAACCGCGAGTTTATTGTCTTCCACAAGATAAATCACACCACCATCAGCCTCGACAAAATCACGTGCCGAATCAAAAATAAGTTCTATGAGCTTTTCATCATCTTTTTCGGATGAGAGCGCTAAACCGCATTGGACCAGCTTTTCCAATTTACTGTGGGTGGCATGCAGCATAGCAGTTTTATCCCGGAGAGTTTCTTTCATCAGCTGACCGGACTTACCCAAGGTGTTCAACTCTTTAATACGTGACTCCAAAGGGGGCGATGCTGAAAAATCCAATTCCTGAATCTTGCCCGCCTCACGCAAAAGAAAATTGAACGACCTTTTCACACTGTTTCCGATATAAATCGCCAACAGACTGATAGCAATGAGTAAGGCGGTTGAACTGTAAAGAATATGCGCAGGCATCATGGAAAGATGATCGGTGACATCACTTAACGGGGCGGCTGCGGCAATAACCAGATGCAGTCCGCTCCCGGTATGCAAAGGCGTCAGACTGGCCATATAATCTCGGCCCTGCGAATCGGAAAAAACTGAAGATGAAATCTGATTGCCTTCCGGAAAAGGCACAATACGGGCAACACTCTCCACGGCTTTGTCAGGAAAGGAATACGCAGTGTGTAAGGCGAAATCATGCCTGTAATCTAAAACCCTGCCTTTACCCGAATAGGCCACTACATGATTGTCATAGTCAACAATCCATAGGCGGCCGTTGCTGCTGATATGCTGGCTGGCAAGCAGACTTCCCAGCTGTTTTAATGAGATATCAAGCCCGAATACTCCAGAACCGTCCTGAAGAGTGCGGGCGCAGGTTATACCCGGCACACGGGAACTGCTGAATATATATGGTGTGGTATAAGTGCTGTCGCAGGACAGCATTGCCTGCCGGAACCATGGACGCCTGCGCGGATCGTATTCAGAATAATCACTTCTTTCCGCCAGCAGATGCATGGATGAGTCAAAAAAACGCCAATGTTGATTTTTTTTGCCTTGTTCATCTGCACTGACAAACCTCTCTATGTATGCACACCCGGGGGGTGTTTCATAGTGATCTTCAAGCAACTGCCAACCGCGCGGCGCGATCACCTGATAAAACGAACCGTTTTCATAGCCGATATAAGCAGACATGAGATAAAAATTAGCATCAAGAATGGCCTTTAATGGCTCTAGACGCCTACAATACTTACTACCGTCTTCACCATGTGTATCGCTACATAGAGTTGCCCCGGCAACATCGGCTATTTTTGCTACCGGCTCTATAAAAGTATCAAGCTTAGCAGCGGCTTTACCAGTGACTTCCGCGAAGTACTCTTCCGCCGATTCAATCGCTGCTTCATCCGAGTGGCCTTTAACAATATAAAGAATTGTTGCAGCAGTTAATAAACAGGTCCCGGCCAGCAACCAACTGATTAATGTTGCTATCGACAATTTGCGATTCATATCTTCCCTCAATAGCAGCCATATTATCTTATACCCGCTAATCTAAAACAATAAACACTTCACCAATAACATTTTGTACGGTCCAGAACAATCACAGCACGCAAAATTAATGACCACACTATAATGAGTACAGTCACTTATATATTATTTTTTTAATTCTGTGAGTTCAACCTATTTGTTAGTTTTATAAACTCATTCTTCATCTCCGAATTCTGAAATACCATCAAATCAGGAGTCTGCAATTCCGCTATCCGGTCCAGCATGGCGTTGGCGTTGCGCATAAGTGCGATAAGGCTGTTCGCCCCCTGCACTGTTTCATAAGTATTAAGCGCAACATCATATTCATGGATAATTCCTTCTCGTGCATCCTCTATGCGCCTGCGGTTCCTGTCCAGATATGCACCATACATTTTTGCAGTTCGCACGGTAAGTCCCTGAGCAGCCAGATTGGTTTTGTAAACACCTCTGTATTTGGCAGGTTCACTGTTAATCTTCTTAACTGTTCTGTGGATCAACTCTTCCTGCTTCCTGATAATCTCCTCAATTCTAACCAAATAAACATCATCAATTGTGTGCTCATAATTTTCGTAGAGATTTATCAGAATCCGCAGCAAAAGCGTGTGCATTCCATAATAACGCTTTGCCATTTCAATATTTTCATTCGCCTCGGAAGTCATCCGCTGCAACTCAGCAGTTATCAATTTCACATTATAAAAAACAGAAACAAGTCGTACATCATCATCCCCGGTAACACTGTATACAAGTGTCTCTACCTGTTCCCGCTCAACATTCATCCCGATTTTGCGCATTTCGTCCTGCAAGACATCAATCAAATCATCTACCCGCTTCCCGTTCTCCTCTTCCCGAATAGTCAACTCTTTAATCTTTTCATTGATAGAACCAACATCATTTTTCCAGATTTCCCATTTTTTAACCTTTTTAGGAGCTGCTAAACGCTCTGTCTTCAATTCCGCTATCTTTTCCCGGCAATACTGCGAATCACTCTGAAGATCACGAATAGCATCCTTAGTTTCTGACATGCCGGAAACACCCAGTATTTCGATGCATTCATCCAGTAACTTATTTATTTTGCTATCGACGCTCCCTTTGTCCTCTTTTAAGGGATTCCACGACGAGTCCGGAACACTGCCGCGCAGATTAAGCTCCAAAACTGCTTCTGACAATAAAGGATGAACCTCGCTCCAAACACCTTCCAGAGAAGCAGCAGTGGAAGAGGAGACAGAACTTAACATGAACACCAATATACAAATAAAACATCTCACCGTAATCTACCTTCATTCAAAGCAATAATTAATCGTTAGTACATCAATCTTCACTACCGGAATAAATACTGCCGGACTAAGCATCTCTGCCATCATTATCATAATATTCATCGGCATCATACCGGTCACTCCCATTTACGCCACAAAGTTTATTTTTGTAAACTTTGGCAATGCAAAAAATTAATTCGTAACAACAATCATTGCCAAAACATGTTTTAAATCCATATGGCATAAATTATCTCATCAAATCAGTGATTGGAAATAATACCATATAAAAAACAATGTCACACACTAAATAGAAATGAAAGCTACTGCATGGGCTTAATAGAGACTTATAAAACAAAACCTACAGACATATTGTGAAATAATTCCCGATTATAAACAAAAAATAATTTAATACTATAATCCGACATTTCATAACTGGACATCCGTTCCACTCAGGAATATAAACTCCTCCGGATGATAGGGATTTACGTCCTTTGCTTACTGATACTGCACAGCCGCTCCGGTTGTACGCCAGCAATGTCATGGATGCGGCATGACAGCAGACCGACTTCAGCCTTATGCATTTCCCGCTACTCAAGCCAAGACCACACCATATGCCGGGATATGTCGGGACGAATCTTCAGTATTCTTTTTCACACGATTTAAGCGAATGGAGAGAAAAACATGACACAACCAATGTCGAAAGTCTTTATGAATACCTTTCTGGGCAATGCCCCGATGTGGTACAAACTGTGTATCATTTCCTTTTTGATCCTCAACCCCATACTCATGGTTACAGTCGGCCCATTTGTCGCTGGCTGGGCCCTGATCGGTGAATTCATCTTCACCCTGACCATGGCTTTGAAATGCTATCCCCTGCCAGCAGGCGGCCTGCTGGCCATTGAAGCAATCATCATCGGCCTGACTACTCCGGAAACCGTGTATCACGAAGCGCACAACAACTTTGAAGTTATTCTGTTGTTGATCTTCATGGTAGCCGGTATCCACTTCATGAAAGACTTCCTGCAGTTTACCTTTACCCGTATTCTAGTCAATGTCCGGTCTAAAAAAATCATCTCGCTGCTATTCTGTTTTGCCGGAGCTTTTTTGTCCGCCTTCCTCGACGCGCTTACAGTCACAGCCGTTATCATGGCCGTAGCATACGGATTCTACAGTGTTTACCACAAATACATTTCTACTGGTGCAGATTTAGGATCCCACAGCCTTGACTCAGACCTGCATCTCAAAGAGCAGAACAGGGAAGAACTCAAGCAGTTCCGCGGCTTCCTGCGCAACCTGATGATGCACGGCGCAGTCGGAACTGCTCTTGGCGGCGTATGCACCCTCGTTGGTGAACCCCAGAACCTGCTCATCGGTAACGAAATGGGCTGGCACTTCATGCCCTTTGCAATGAAAGTCGCGCCTGTAACATTGCCTGTATTCATTATCGGCATGCTGACCTGCCTGCTCACCGAACAGTT
Above is a genomic segment from Maridesulfovibrio sp. containing:
- a CDS encoding YajQ family cyclic di-GMP-binding protein; this encodes MPSFDIVSQIDAQEVDNAVNNVLKEVETRYDFRGVNTELTLNKKNNTINLVTGDEMKIKAVKDMMITHFTRRKVDPRFLDFGKFEPTSNGQLKQEVKLKEGIDKDTAKKIVKLIKASKIKVQAAIQDDQVRVTGKKLDDLQSVISLVKESDIDMPFQFVNMKK
- a CDS encoding HD domain-containing phosphohydrolase, with protein sequence MNRKLSIATLISWLLAGTCLLTAATILYIVKGHSDEAAIESAEEYFAEVTGKAAAKLDTFIEPVAKIADVAGATLCSDTHGEDGSKYCRRLEPLKAILDANFYLMSAYIGYENGSFYQVIAPRGWQLLEDHYETPPGCAYIERFVSADEQGKKNQHWRFFDSSMHLLAERSDYSEYDPRRRPWFRQAMLSCDSTYTTPYIFSSSRVPGITCARTLQDGSGVFGLDISLKQLGSLLASQHISSNGRLWIVDYDNHVVAYSGKGRVLDYRHDFALHTAYSFPDKAVESVARIVPFPEGNQISSSVFSDSQGRDYMASLTPLHTGSGLHLVIAAAAPLSDVTDHLSMMPAHILYSSTALLIAISLLAIYIGNSVKRSFNFLLREAGKIQELDFSASPPLESRIKELNTLGKSGQLMKETLRDKTAMLHATHSKLEKLVQCGLALSSEKDDEKLIELIFDSARDFVEADGGVIYLVEDNKLAVELLSIEASNIMLGGLSGNPAPRVIISPDLLDFISEDSVLREACEVMTSREIRFIENKDLSLFPTGLEAELKRGQIQSMITAPIITRSDEVLGVIQLFNPVKGVGTEDGMEELLGSLLAQVAVGLENHNLVKSLEELFDAFIKVIAAAIDAKSPYTGGHCTRVPQLAEMLAVAVHETNSGPLKDFRVGSDDEWRQLWIAGWLHDCGKVITPEYVVDKATKLETIYDRIHEVRMRFEVLRRDAEIDYYRKLTQGGDEDVLRVELQGEIRKLEKDFAFIAESNIGSEFMDVERRERVSRIASRKWMRYFDNRMGVGHMELERMGPPSDSTLPVEEKLLDDKPEHIIPRTKSYEHIKDARCNPIDVPANDYNRGEVYNLCVSRGTLTDEERFKINEHMLNGLEMLSNIPFPKHLERVTEIATGHHETLTGTGYPLKKDENSLSIETRILAVADIFEALTASDRPYKKAKKISEALKIMSFMRDDRHIDEDVFDVFLLKGVHLDYARKFLFPDQCDVDDVSEYLSRK
- a CDS encoding STAS domain-containing protein, with product MVLAQEKVGDFVVLRVADDRVDSANHTALSDLLSSLVGAGDHKFVLDLSSVGFMDSSALAGLIPAVHVLPNEGCLLLAGLHPRMEQIFKLTKLDTIFNIYSSVDEALLS
- a CDS encoding bacteriohemerythrin, which encodes MAMLEWNDKLSVGIDEIDVQHKELVRIINTVHDQMTDGDYNESFLCTIVDDLHHYAAVHFGMEESLMEKYNYPYMLNHKNKHTEFIDKIVCVANGHGRGACSINMDILNYLSDWLITHINVMDKELGVFLADKMD
- a CDS encoding EAL domain-containing protein, which translates into the protein MNDSGIESVDGKLAVFDYFTYLNRCMDKVASMTFFKVLKRSQLQVFPLIVVGAVLLCALNFPFGNILGEIPDSYKGLLADVVNGTYGVAALAMLCSMSYNYGVMHNKKGSGEYISPNLFVVISLSCFFILHGEVNFLTFSEIASLGNGIAQAFFVSSVASFLLHIFIRIGMRIPVSDAGYDLYSREILSLIPACVGVIVFFALLKKLVMVLGFGNLYGFKDYVVCRILSLNDSEFLNGLFYTLSSQCLWFFGVHGPNSLSFFNNTVLSSNMDANIALIQAGGIPTHVLTKEFIDCFAMAGGSGLTLSLLIAIFMKGRDSGVRKISFLALLVCIFNVNEPLLFGIPLILNPVYALPFIFIPILAYCIAYGATLTGFVPVITHVVHWTTPPFLNAYLATGAWSGVLLQAFIVMVGAAAYMPFVIIFDMVVRKQYEQGMNEVLAVVRSGSEFSGYKCMGLSGFEGFIARSLAHDLRDAIRNEEQLYMVYQPQVDVDAGRILGAEALLRWHHPSYGHISPEVIVALAEDMNCVDQLTYFILRESCAQLGVWHGRFGDEFFVSVNFTPSLFTDEKLESKVASIIRDASVPAHCLEIEITESVAMTSSDLVLATLHNLRRQGIRISIDDFGMGHTSLRYLRELPIDKVKIDRSLTFGSLNDVNRHIVTSILDLCRNINMKVVVEGVEDNIQLERLRLMGGSCFQGYYFSRPVPGEECMQFIEKWKKRDRVQGNSFQAKEVLCV